AGGGGCATCAAGGGACGGCTACGCCGGCCCAAGATGCCGTCCCCCCTCCAAGCGCCGAAGGCGCGCAAGAGAGGGGGGAAGCCGCGCAGCGGCGCAGGGGGGTGTTTCTTTCAGACCGGCCGTGCCGACAGCGCCTGGCCAATGCCCTTGAGCGTGTCGCGCAGCCACTTGTGGCCCGGGTCGTGGTGCATGCGCTCGTGCCAGGTCATGCTCACGTGCACGGCCGGCACCCGAAAGGGCAGGGGCAGCGCCTGCAGCGGCATGGTCTCCTGGGACTTCTGCGCCAGGTGCTCGGGCACCACCGCGAGCAGGTTGGAGCGGGCCACCACGCCGGGCAGCAAGGTGAGGCTGGAGACCAGCAGCGCCACGCGTCGCGCCGCGCCCATGGCTTCCAGCGCTTCGTCCACCGCCACCTCCATCGTGGCGTGCGCCACTGGCGGCGCGCCCCAGCGCGCGTGGTCGGCGTCGGTGAACTGCTGCAGGCTCAGCTCGCCCTGGATCTCGGGGTGGTCCTGCCGTGCGATGCACACCATGCGCTGGGGATACAGCGTCATCTGCCGCAGTTCGGACGGCGGTGTGCGCACGAAGGCCAGCGCCATGTCGAAGTCGCCGTCGCGCAGGTATTCGGACAAGCGCCGCGGGTCGCCCGGGTGCACCGTGAAGCGCATCTTGGGCGCCTCGCGCTGGGCCACTGCCATGAGCTCGGGCAACACCACGCGCGAGATGCCGTCCGAGGACATGATGCGCCAGTGCGTGGGCGACTCTTCGGGGTTGAACTGCCCGTCGGCGAAGCCGCGGCCTTCCAGCAGGTCGGTCATTTCGCGGATGCGGCTGACCAGCTCGATCGCCCTCGGCGTGGGCTCCATGCCGGTGCTCGTCTTCACCAGCAGCACATCGCGAAACACCTCGCGCATGCGGGCCAGCGCGGCCGACATCGCCGGTTGCCCGATGTTCATGCGCTCGGCCGCGCGCGTGACGTGGCGTTCTTCCACCAGGGCCTGCAGGTACAGCAGCTGTTGGAACGTGAGGCGGTGCAGCAGCCCGGTCATGCGGCGTGTCTCCGGTGTTCTTGTCGAAGGCGCATTGTCGTCCGTGCGGGATCGAGTGGCGGCAATGGTGTCATCGACGCCAGACCATGGCGCATGTCGCCGCGCAGCCGTCCAATGCCATCACGCATCCACGGAGACTTTCACATGACGACCTCGACCGCGCCGGCTGGCGCACTGACCCTCGAACAGATGAACCGCCAACTGGCGGCCTTCCCCGGCTACCGCGTGGCGGCGCAAGCGCCCGCCGCCGCCCACCGCGACGCCGTGCTGCGCCTCTTCGGTGGCCCGCTCACGCCGCTGATGGCCGCCACCGATGCGCAGGGCCGCTTTGCCCAGGCCGCGCTCAACTGCCCGCCCACCGCCTGCACCGGCAAGCTCGAACTGGCCCCGGGCGCGCAGACCCAGGCCTGGCGCAATCCCGATGCCATCGAGTGCGTGTTCTGCGTCGAGGGCAGCGTGCAGCTGCGCTATGGGCGGCAGCTCGAACACAGCCTGACCCTGGGCCGTTTCGACATGGTGGCCGTGCCCGCCAACCTGCGCCACCAGATCGCCAACGCCGGCGCGGACACCGCGCGCACGGTGAACGTGCTCAGCGTCGCGCCCGGCGGCCATTTCGACGCCGTGTTCGACACCGCGCTGGCCGCGCAAGTGCCCGCCGACGCGGCCCTCGCGCTGGGCGTGCGCTTCGACGCAGAGGCCGGCGACGTGGCCGACCCCGCCGTGGTGCAAGGCCGGGTGACGCGCTTCGAAACCCTCGTGCCCTACAAGAAAGACCTCAACCGCACCAGCGGCCTGCCGCCCGAGGCCACCGAAGCCCTGTCCGCCGGCAACGTGTTTCCGCTGATCGTGCCCGAGGGGCACGTCGGCCGCTCGCGCACCGCGCCGATGTACGGCCACCAGGGGCTCTACATCTCCATCGCCGAATGCCGCGCCGGCACCGACGGCCCGCCACCGCACGCGCACTCCGACACGCAGGAGTCGTTCTACGTGCTCGACGGCACCTTCGACATGTGCACCGGCTTCCACAACGAAACCACCGTGAAGGTGCAGCCCAACGACCTGATCGCCATGCCCAACAAGGTCATGCGCACCTTCTGCAACACCACCGGCCGGCCCGCGCGCCTGCTGGTGATCATTCAGGGCCCCGACCGCATGAGCGACACCGTGTCGTTCTCGCGCGAGATCGGCCAGGACTTCGCCAAGCGCTTCGGCGAGGAAACCATCGAAGCCTATTCCAAGATCCGCATGACCTTCGATGCGGAAGAACGCGTCGGCATCTGACGCACCATTACAAGGAGACAACACCATGAACCGTCGACACCTGCTGGCCACCGCACTGCTGTGCGGCGGCGCCGCCGCGCTGCCCCACGCCGCCTTCGCACAGGACAAATACCCTTCGCGCCCGATCCGCCTGATCGTGCCGGCCGCCGCCGGTGGCAGCACCGACATGGGCGCGCGCATCGTCGCCAAGCTCATGGGCGAAGCGCTGGCGCAGCCGGTGGTGGTGGAGAACAAGGGCGGTGGTGGCGGGCGCATCGGCCCTGCCGAAGTGGCGCGCGCGCCGGCCGATGGCTACACGCTGCTCTACGGCAACAACATCGGCCAGGCCCTGCTGCCTGCGGTGGTGCAGGGCCTGGGCTACGACCCCTTGAAGAACTTCGCGCCGGTGGGCGGCGCGTTCTGGTATTCCACCGTGATCGTCTGCAACCCCAAGGCGCCGTTCGACGACCTCAAGGGTTTGATCGAGCACGCGAAGAAGAACCCCGGCAAGCTCAATGTGGCCACCGCCGGCCCGGGCAGCGGCAACCACTTCAGCAGCGAACTCCTGGGAAGCATGGCCGGGGTCAAGTTCTCGCATGTGCCGTACAAGGGCAACGCACCGGCCACGCAAGACGTGGTGGCGGGCTTTGCCGACTGCATCCACATCGGCGAAGCCAAGCCTTACCTCGACACCCACCGCCTCAAAGCCATTGCCACCACCGGCCTCAAGCGCGACCCGCGCTTCCCGCAGCTGCAGACGGTGGACGAACTCGGCCTCAAAGGCTTCGACGCGACGTGGTGGCAAGGCGTCTTCGCACCCGCCGGCACGCCCAGGAACGTGATGGACGCGCTCTCGGCCGCGATGCGCAAGGCGATCGAGAACCCGAGCGTGAAAGCGTCCATGTTCGACGCCGGCTTCGTGCCCGAATTCATGACGCCCACCGAAGTCAACGCGCGCATCAAGAGCGACATGAGCAAGTTCCAGAAGATCGCGGCCGACGCCAAGATCCACATCGACTGAGCCTGCATTTCCCTTTTCCCGTTTTCAGTTTCCATGAGCCACATGCATCCGGACGACATCCGCACGCTGTTCTCGCGCGCCATGTCGGACCTTTACCGCGCGGAAGTGCCGCAGTACGGCGCCTTGTGCGACCTGGTCGCGCAGGTCAACGAGGCCGAGCTGGTCCACAACCCCCAGTTGGCCCAGCGCCTGCGCCGTCAGGGCCAGCTCGACAGGCTCGACGTCGAGCGGCACGGTGCGATCCGCCTGGGCACGGCGCAGGAGCTGGCCACCATCCGGCGCCTGTTCGCGCTGATGGGCATGCGGCCCGTGGGCTATTACGACCTGAGCGCGGCCGGTGCGCCGGTGCATGCCACGGCGTTCCGTCCGGTCGGCGACGCGGCGCTGGACCACAACCCGTTTCGCGTGTTCACCTCGCTGCTGCGGCTCGATCTCGTTGCCGACGAAGCCCTGCGCCAGCGCGCCCAGGCGATCCTGTCGCGCCGGCGCATCTTCACGCCGCGCTGCCTGGCCTTGCTGGCACAGGCCGAGGGCGATGGCGGCTTGAGCGCGGCCGATGCGCGCGAATTCGTGGCCGAGCTGATCCACACCTTCCAGTGGCACCACGAAGCCACGGTGGACCTGGCCAGCTACCGCGGGCTGCGCGCCACGCATGCGTTGGTGGCGGACATCGTGTGCTTCAAGGGACCGCACATCAACCACCTGACCCCGCGCACGCTCAACATCGACGAGGTGCAGGCGCGCATGCCCGGCGCGGACCTCTTGGCCAAGGACAGCATCGAAGGCCCGCCACGCCGCGCCTTTCCGTTGCTGTTGCGCCAGACCAGTTTTCTCGCGCTCGAAGAACCCATCCGTTTCGTTGGCGAAAGCGGCCTGGACACGCACACCGCGCGCTTTGGCGAAGTGGAGCAACGCGGCTGCGCGCTCACCCGCAAGGGCCGGGCGCTGTACGACCAGCTGCTCGCGCAGGCCCAGGCCAAGGCCGGCGGCGCGCGTGTGCCGCGCGCGGTGCTCGAACAGGCCTTCGCCGCCTTCCCCGACGATGCGCAGGCGCTGTTCCAGCAGGAGCTCGCCTTCTTCCGCTTCCAGGTCGACGCAGCCCGTCTCGCGCAGGCCGCGCCACCCGAAGGCGCCGACGTGCAGCAACTGGTGGCCGGTGGCTGGCTCGGCCTGAGCCCGATCACCTACGAAGACTTTCTGCCGGTCAGCGCGGCCGGCATCTTCCGCTCCAACCTCGGCGAGGAGGTGCGCGGGGGCTACGGCAGCCAGGGCCACCAGGCGGCCTTCGAAGAAGCACTGGGCGCCCCCGTGGTGGATGGGTTCGCGTTGTACGAGGCCGCGCAAGCGTCTTCGCTGGCGGCCTGCGAGCGCATCTTGCGCGCCACCTGCGCCGTGGGCAGCGTGGGATGACGCGCCCGCACACCCAGCCCGACCCGGACCTCGCCGAGCGCCTCTCACGCCACCTGGGCAAGCGCGGTCTGGTGCTCGACCCGAGCGAGATGGCGCCTTACGAGGCCTCGGCGCGCCACGGCGGCGGCCGCGCGCGGCGTGCTGCGGCCGGCCACGCTGGCGCAACTGGCGGGCGTGGTGCGCGAGCTGGTCGACAGCGGCGCGCACTTCGTGACCCAGGGCGCCGCCACCGGCCTGGACTGGGCGCAACTGCTGCGCGGCAGCTTCGGCGCGTTGGGCATCGTCGCGCGCGCCACGGTGAAGCTGCACCCGATTCCGCGGCAGAGCGCCACCGCGCTGGTGGCGCTCGACTCGGTTGAGACTGCCGTCGACATGGTCTGTGCGCTGGAGCACAGCATGGGCGAATGTTCGCCGAAACACCGCCGTATGCCGTGCTGGTGGAAGTGTCCAGCGCCATCGCGCCTGGCCTGGGGCTGGACCTGCAGGCCATGCTGATGGCCTGGCTGAAGCAGCGCATGGAGCAGCACGGCGGCGTGCTCGATGCCATCGTCGACAAGCCCGAGCAGCTCTGGCGCATCCGGCATGCCGTGAGCGAGTCGGTGCAGTCGCTCGGGCGCCTCGTGGCGTTCGACGTGGCCGTGCCGCGTTCGGCCTTCGCGCCGTTGCGCGAAGAAGCCGTGCGCTTGATCGACGCGATGTTGCCCGGCGCGCGGCTGTGCGATTTCGGCCACCTGGGTGATGGCGGCGTGCACCTGAACCTGACGGTGCCCGACGAGACCCGCGCGCAGCAGGTGGAAGCACTGCGCGACGCGGTCTACGAAGCGGTGGTGCTGCGCTTTGGAGGCAGCTTCAGCGCCGAGCACGGTGTGGGGCCGTACAACCAGCGCTTCTACGACGCCTACACCGAGGCGCCCTTGCGCGGCGTGTGCGATGCCTTGCAGCGTGCGCTGGACCCGGGCCGGCAGTTGGGCCACGTGCGGCTGGGGCTGAGCGCCTGAACCTCCTGGCGTCTTCGGTGTGGTGACAGGCACGCCGTGGCGTCCTCGTCGAGCCTCGCGTGTCCCACGCACAGGAACCGTTCGATGGATGGCGTAACTCAGGGCATTTGCGGGGCATACCGCCCCCGGTTTCCTGGCGCTGCCATTGAAAGGATCCTTCCCATGCAAGCCAATACCCCGGCCACCTCAAACCTCCCGGAGCTGCGGGCGGCGCTCAACACCTTGCAAAGCAGGGGTGTCGACGAACATGGGGGGTTCTATAAAACCAAAGATGCCTCGTTGGCTTTCCAGCCAGAGAAGCGCTTGTCCCTGCCTTCGCCTCAAAAAACGGCGTCGAACAAGGCCGAGGTCGACTTGCACCAGAAGATACGCAGGACCGAAGCCGCCTTGAACCTGCGCGGTTCGATGGTGGCGGAAATGGCCCAGGAGAAACCCAATTACGACAAGGTGTTGAAGCTGGCGGGCCAGATGCTCGAACAAGGCGTAGACCCAGCCGATTTGAACTGGGGCAGGGCGGCCAAAGCCGACGACAAGAAGGACGGTGCACCGCGACCGGCGGACAAGGTCCTTGAAAACCTTCCCGGGCTCATGGCGAAGTTGTACGCGAGCAAAAAAGCGACGCTGACCCTGGTGGCGGTTTTCAACGCACTGGAGGACGGGCTCAAGAAAGGCAGCAAGACCGCCTCATCCTCCCAGTCGGCACAGGCGCCCACGGGCCAACCTCTCCCGCGAAGTGCGACCACCACCACCAGCACCACCACTACTACCACTACTACCACTACCACCACCTCCAACGCCGTGGCCCCGCTCACGCCCAGAACCGTCGACGCCAAGGGTTGGTCGAAAGCCGGCACTGAAATGTTCAAGAAGGAGGCCGAACTTCAGCGCCTGCTCAAGGAGAAAGCAGGACTGGAGAAGCTGAAGCATGCGGTCTGGAATGAAGGGGGTGCCCGTTTCATGAGCCGCAATCTGGAGAGAGAGATTGCGCCCAGGCTCCAAGCGATCGATGCCCTGTTGCCCTCGTTCGAAGACGTCGCGAAACGCCGCGCGGCGCGCGCAACGCCGGTCACGACGACCAGCACCACCGCGACCACGGCCCTCACCACCACCACGGCCACGACCACCGGCCCTTCGCTGACGACCGCTGGCCCCCAATCCGCCAACGCCGGTGGCGATGGGATCGAGTTGCTCGACATCGCTCTGGCACTCCTGGACCGCTTGATCGACAAGGAGGGGGTTGTGCCCCGCAATGAGTTCAGACAATGGGCGGCCATGAAGGACGAATTTGTTGCGCTCCGGGACGACGAGATTCGCCGTCGCACCACCGAAAAAACCACCGGCAGCGGCCCTGTGCCCGCAGGTCAGCCCAGCAAAATCGACAAGCTGGACGCCCTCATTGCGCAGCAACAGGCGCTTGTGAATAAGCATGCGACCATGGTGATGCGGTACGAAACGCAACAGACTGGCGAAATGCTCGGCGCCCCCGTCACGCTCAGAGAGCGCGATAGGCACGACGGTCTCATGGTCAAAGCGAGGGATGAAAGAGACCGGCTTCTGGCACTGAAGGCCCTCGAAGAAGAAGCGATCAACAGCGCTGCCAACGCTTCAAACACCACCACCACAACGGTGACCACGCCCCGCCACAGCTGAGCCAGGCGGGGCGATCGCGTCAGCGTTTGAGCGCCGTGGTCGCCCCGGATTCGGCGCAGGCCACGCTCTCACCCTGCGCCCGCCGCGCATAACGCTGCGCCATCACCGCACACACCATCAGCTGCATCTGGTGGAACACCATCAGCGGCAGCACGATGGCGCCGGCCACCGAAGTGCTGAACAACACGTTGGCCATGGGCACGCCGGCGATCAGGCTCTTGGTGGAGCCGGCGAAGACGATGGCGATCTCGTCTTCCTTGGAGAACCCCAGCGCACGGCTGCCCCACACCGTGACCGTGAGCACCAGCGCCAGGATCACGGCGCACACGGCCACCAGGCCGAGCAGCGCCACCGGTGGCAATTGCGTCCACAGGCCCGCCATCACCGCGTGGCTGAAAGCGGCGTACACCACCATCAGGATCGAGCCCTGGTCCACCACCTTCATGATGGACGCGCGGCGCTGCAGGAAGCCTGCGATCCACGGCCGCATCAAATGGCCGACGACGAAGGGCAGCAGCAATTGCAGGCTGATGCGCCCCATGGCGTCCACGGGGTCACCCAGCGCCGTGCCTTGCGTGAGCAGCAAGCCCAGCACCAGCGGCGTGAGCACCACGCCCAGCAAGGTAGAGGCCGAGGCGCTGCAGACCGAGGCAGGCATGTTGCCGCGCGCCATCGAGGTGAAGGCGATGGCCGACTGCACCGTGGCCGGCAGGGCGCACAGGTAGAGCACACCCATGTAGAGCTCGGGCGTGACCAACGGCCGCAGCACCGGCGAGAGCGCCCAGCCGATCAGGGGAAACAGCGCGAAGGTACAGAGCACCACCAGCAACTGCAGCCGCCAATGCGCAATGCCGGCCCAGATCGCTTGCCGCGAAAGCTTCGCGCCGTGCAGGAAGAACAGCAGACTCACGACCACCTTGGTGGCCACGCTCAGCACGTCGGCCGCCAGGCCCTGGGCCGGAAACAGGCTGGCCAGCACGACGGTGGTGACCAGGTAGAGCGTGAAGTTGTCGGGCAGCAGACGGGAGCGGGCCATGGCAAGGGTGCGCGCGGGCGCGAGAGCATAGAAAGAGGGGGATTGGAGCCCAAGCGCTGACCTTCGTAAAATGAATTTGTCGAATCTATTCATGCGTCATTGATATGAATGTCAGCTTGCGCCAATTGCGCGTGTTCCAGGCCGTGGCCGCGCAGGGCAGCTTCACCCGCGCGGGTGAGCAGATCGGCCTGTCTCAACCTGCCGTGAGCCGGTGCGTGACCGAGCTGGAGCAGCAGCTCGACCTCAAACTGCTGGACCGCACCACGCGCGAAGTGGTGTTGACCGAGGTGGGGCGCGGGCTGGCCGTGGGGCTGGAGCGCGTGCTGGAAGACCTGGACGCCGTGCTGCAGGACGTGCGTGGCCAAGCCACGCAGCGCCAGGGCCGGGTTCGCGTGGCCAGCAGCCCGACGCTCTCGGCCAACCTGTTGCCCGAGTGCATCGCGCGCTGCCGGCACGAACACCCGGGGCTGGAGCTGCTGCTGCTCGACCGCATCCAGCACGACGCGCTGGCCAGCGTGTTGTCGGGCGAGGTGGACTTCGGCGTGCTGATCGACCCGGAGCGCCGCGACGGCCTTCACGTGGAAGACATCTTGAGCGAGCCCTTCTGCCTGGTGTGCCCGCCCGCGCACCGGCTGGCGCGGCGGCGCCATGCGAAATGGGCGGACCTCGCGGGCGAGCCGCTGGTGCTGCTGGACCATGCCTCGGGCAGCCGGCGGCTGATCGACAACGCCTTGCAGCAGCACGGCGTGCAGGCTGTGCTGGCACAGGAAGTGGGACACGTCACCACGATCTTTCGCATGCTCGAGGCCGGGCTGGGCATTTCGGTGGTGCCGCTGCTGGCCTTGCCGCCCAGAGGCCTGCAGTCACTGGCGATGTGCCCGCTGCTCCCGCGCGTGGACCGCAGCATCGCCCTGGTGCGGCGCGCGAACCGCACGCTGTCGCCGGTGGCGGAAGTGGCTTGGCGGTTGGTGCGCTCTGTGGCCGGGGCGCGAGGTGGCGCGCGGTGAAACGGGGCATGGCTCCCTTCCCTCTGGCAAAGTGTTCAAGTCATTGCCGAGGGTCTCTGCCATTCGAATCTTGAAGCTCTTGGGGTGAAGTCGCGCCGCTCACGAAAAAGGGGGGGGCGGGCCTGAGAACCCGCCATCCTGCGGCGCGCGGTTTGCTATGGCACGCTGCTGTTCAAGCGCGCGTTCGCCGACCGGTCGCAGCCCAGGATGCGGCACGAAGGTGTGCGGGTCTAAGGCTTTGGCGCGCAGCGGACACCCCAAGCGTTCGTGGCGGCGTGCAGCAGCTTCATCTACATGGAGTCGATCCCGGCGGGGTGATGCGTCGCGCTCCTTTCCCAGGCGCTGGGGACACAGGAACGAGAGGCGCGGCGGCGTTACTCAGAGGCGATACGGGGCACCCGTATTCCGTCCACCGCGCAGTTGACCCGCGCCGTTGGACGGGATGCGCCGACGTCGGGATCCCCGCTTTCTTACCCAGGCGATTCGGCATTCGCCGCCCAGCAAGGAGTTCCACATGAAGCCAGGCACCAATACCCCCGCTCTTCCCCAGCTCAGTCCCCGGTCCGCGGCGATCCAGAAGGACATCAACGATCTCAAGGCGTTGGCCGTCAACGAACGGGGCATTTTCAGCGGAAAGATCAACGTTGCGGCAAATGAGTACTTCAATCTGTCCTATTCGGGGCCGAACCTGTACGCAATGCCCTCTTCCGCCAAGCGTTATTCCAACCAGGGCGAGCGCGACCTGGAGGTGCTGCGGCACCTGACGGAGCAGGCCCTGGACTTTCGGGATGCGGCGGTCGCCGAACTGGCCAATGAGGCGCCCAACTTCGAGCGGGTGAAGGGTTTTGCCGAGGCGCTGCTCGAACTGGAGCAGCGGGGGGTGAGCCTGGACGAACTGAAATTCACCATGGGCGACGGCAAGATCAGGAAGAACGAGTACCGCTATGACGGCAACGACATCAAAAAACTGCAAGCGCACCTGGCAAGGTGGGCCCATGCCCATGTCACCGAACTGATCGATGGCAAGACAAAGACCTCTATCTCACCCGAGTTGTTCGGTGTCTTGAACCGGTTCCAAGTCGGGCTGGCACCAACCGATAACAAGAGGGACAGTTCGACAACCATCGATGAATTCATTCTGGGACTGCTACCCACGAAGGCGGAGGTCGAAGCGGGTGTTGCTCCGCTGATTGTGAAGCAGCAGCGCGAGGTGTTTCTGGGCGATTCCGCACCTCCGCTAACACCCCGGGGGCGCGGGAAAGCGGATGCGGCCACCACTGGCGCAACGGTGAGAACCCCAGGCGAGAAACCTGAGCCCGCACCAGACAGCACAGTGGCCAAGCCGGCGCGCGGCGAACCACCGAAGCCCGATGGCGCTGGATGGAAACGTGGCTCGGTGAGGTTGGACCAATCTCACGGTCAAGCCGTCCTCTCCGACACCACCGCCGTCAAGCCGGCGCGCGGAGCACCACCGAAGCCCAATGCCTCTGGATGGACACTTGGTTCGGTGAAGCACGACCAACCTCACGGTCAAGCCATCCTTCCCACCACCAATGCCCACCTGTACAACGCCGGCGCCGCCGCCCCTGCCAAGGGCAGTGACGCGGTCAGCCAACAGATGCAGAACGCGATGAACCAGTCTGGAACTCCCAAGAAGCCAAACAACACGTGATGGCCATCAGGGCGGCCGCCACCTTGGTGGCGCGCGGTCGATGAACGCCATCGGCACGCGGCTTTGACAAGAGCCGGCCCGAGCGGCTACCTCCTCCACGGCCGACGCCAACGCAACGACAACCACCAGGACCGCCACGACCGTGACCACAGGGACGGTCGGGACCACGTTGCCTGCTCGGCTTCATGCTGGATGCCGACATTCACGCCGCCATCGCTGGCACGGCTACCACTTCGGCTGCGCGACGATCTTCTTCCAGATGCCGTTGGCCACGCACACCGTGCGCTCGCCCACCATGAACACGCCGCTCATGAACACCAGCTGCTTGGTGGCGCGCGTCATGGTGGGCATGACGTGAACCGTTTCGCCCAGCTTCACGCCATCCACGAATTGCAGCGTGAGCGTGACGGTGGTGGTGGCGAGCGTCTGCGTCTGGTGGCGCGCGGTGAAACCGAGCGCACGGTCGACGAAGGTCATCAGCGCGCCGCCTTGCAGCATGCCGTTGCGGTTCTCGTGCTTGTCGAGCACGGGGAAACACAGGCCGGGCTGGCCGTCCTGGAGGCGGTGGAAGAAGGGGCCGGCGGTTTCGATGAAGCCGGCGTCGGGAAACAGGTTCCAACCGTCGGCGAGCAGTTGGTCTCGCACGGTGTCTTCGGCGTTCATGGGCGGCTCATCCTGCAAAAGCGGGTTCGGGTCGGCCGCGCACGCCCACGTCGAGCTGCAACAACGAGCCGGCCAAGGGCTGCTGCGCGAGCTGCTCCTCGGTGAGGTGAAAGCGCATCGAGGTGACGTACAGCGTGGCCAGATCGGGGCCGCCGAACATCACGCTGGTGGGCCGTTGCACGGGCAGGCGGATCTCGCGGTCGGGCTGGCCGTCGGGCGTGTAGCGGCGGATGTGCCAGTCGCCGACCTCGGCCACCCACAGGCCGCCTTCGCGATCGACGGTGCAGCCATCGGGGATGTCCTTGGCCTGGTGCGCCACGTAGTCGCGCCACACGCGGCGGTTGGCGAGGGTGCCGCTGGCCAGGTCGAAGTCGTGCGCATCGATGCGACCGGGGCGCGAATCCACGTGCAGCACCGTGCGCCCGTCGGCGCTGAAGGCGATGCCGTTGGATACCACGTAGCCGCTGCCCTGCAGGTGCATCGAAAAGTCCGGGTCCATGCGAAAGAGGTGGCCTTGTGGTCCGCTCACGTGCAGGTCGCGCGTGCCGATCCACAGGCGGCCCAGGGCGTCGCACTTGGCGTCGTTGAAGACTTCCTTCGTGAAGTCCACCAAGGGCACGTCGAGGGATTGCAGCGCCGGTTCGTCGAAGCGCAGCGTGGCCATGCCTTTTTTCGTGATCAGCAGCAGGCCGCCCTGCGCGCGCGGGATCACGGCGCTGGGCGCGAAGGGCAGTTCGCGCACATCGACCTGGCCCGTCTCGGGGCGCAGGCGCAGGAGGCGTTTGCCGACGATGTCGATCCAGTACAGCACGCCTTCGGCCACCGACCACATGGGGCCTTCGCCCAGCACGGTTTGCGGCGCGTTCACCGCTTCGATGTTCACCACGGCGGTCATGGCTGTGGTGCCTCCACGGGTTGGAACTTGACCAGGGTGACGGTGTCGTTCACGTCCTCGAACACCGCCTGCACGGCCATGCCGATCGGTATTTCGTCGAGCGTGCCGTGGGCCGTGCCGACGATGTTGGTCATGATGCGTGGCCCTTCCTCCAGCTCGACCATGGCCACGTTGTAGGGGCCGTCGAAGCCGGGGAAGTAGTGCTTGTGGAAGCGGCAGTTGGCCCAAATGCGGCCGCGCCCGCTGAGCGTTTCCCAATGCACGCCTTCGCCACCGCATTGGCTGCACCAGGGTTCGAAGTAGGTGTGGAAGGTGCCGCAGTGGTCGCAGCGTGGCAACTGCAAGCGGCGCTCGCGCGTGGCTTGCCAGAACGGGCGGCTCTGTTCGGTGATCGGTGGCAGCGGCTTCTTGTACTCAAGGGTGTTCATGCAGCCTCCGTGCCGTAGATGATGGACGTGCACAGCGGCCCGCCTTGCAGGTACTGCACGGTCTCGGCGCCGGGCACCTGCCGCGCGCCCAGGCCGCCACGCAGT
The sequence above is a segment of the Hydrogenophaga sp. BPS33 genome. Coding sequences within it:
- a CDS encoding LysR family transcriptional regulator codes for the protein MNVSLRQLRVFQAVAAQGSFTRAGEQIGLSQPAVSRCVTELEQQLDLKLLDRTTREVVLTEVGRGLAVGLERVLEDLDAVLQDVRGQATQRQGRVRVASSPTLSANLLPECIARCRHEHPGLELLLLDRIQHDALASVLSGEVDFGVLIDPERRDGLHVEDILSEPFCLVCPPAHRLARRRHAKWADLAGEPLVLLDHASGSRRLIDNALQQHGVQAVLAQEVGHVTTIFRMLEAGLGISVVPLLALPPRGLQSLAMCPLLPRVDRSIALVRRANRTLSPVAEVAWRLVRSVAGARGGAR
- a CDS encoding PaaI family thioesterase; its protein translation is MNAEDTVRDQLLADGWNLFPDAGFIETAGPFFHRLQDGQPGLCFPVLDKHENRNGMLQGGALMTFVDRALGFTARHQTQTLATTTVTLTLQFVDGVKLGETVHVMPTMTRATKQLVFMSGVFMVGERTVCVANGIWKKIVAQPKW
- a CDS encoding SMP-30/gluconolactonase/LRE family protein — protein: MTAVVNIEAVNAPQTVLGEGPMWSVAEGVLYWIDIVGKRLLRLRPETGQVDVRELPFAPSAVIPRAQGGLLLITKKGMATLRFDEPALQSLDVPLVDFTKEVFNDAKCDALGRLWIGTRDLHVSGPQGHLFRMDPDFSMHLQGSGYVVSNGIAFSADGRTVLHVDSRPGRIDAHDFDLASGTLANRRVWRDYVAHQAKDIPDGCTVDREGGLWVAEVGDWHIRRYTPDGQPDREIRLPVQRPTSVMFGGPDLATLYVTSMRFHLTEEQLAQQPLAGSLLQLDVGVRGRPEPAFAG
- a CDS encoding Zn-ribbon domain-containing OB-fold protein; translation: MNTLEYKKPLPPITEQSRPFWQATRERRLQLPRCDHCGTFHTYFEPWCSQCGGEGVHWETLSGRGRIWANCRFHKHYFPGFDGPYNVAMVELEEGPRIMTNIVGTAHGTLDEIPIGMAVQAVFEDVNDTVTLVKFQPVEAPQP